A region of Sulfuricella denitrificans skB26 DNA encodes the following proteins:
- the hemC gene encoding hydroxymethylbilane synthase: protein MWQAHHIRQQLQALYPQIEIIILGMTTTGDQILDKTLSKIGGKGLFVKELEQAMQEGRADIAVHSLKDVPMVMPEGFVLAAIGEREDPRDAFVSNQFKNLEELPPGSVVGTSSLRRQCQIQARFPALKIESLRGNVQTRLRKLDEGQYAAIILAAAGLKRLGLGDRITSLLPPEQSLPAVGQGAIGIECRAGDDDLIALLASLNHTDTAACVTAERAMSRALAGSCQVPLGGFAEIADGVLRLRGFVSSVDGVRVVRSEVSGKPDEAEQIGKELAQRLIGMGADKILAELEH, encoded by the coding sequence ATGTGGCAAGCTCACCATATCAGACAGCAACTGCAAGCATTATATCCACAAATCGAGATAATAATCCTCGGCATGACCACGACCGGTGACCAGATTCTGGATAAGACCTTGTCGAAGATCGGCGGCAAGGGATTGTTCGTCAAGGAACTGGAGCAGGCGATGCAGGAAGGACGTGCTGATATCGCGGTGCACTCGTTGAAGGACGTGCCGATGGTGATGCCGGAGGGATTTGTTCTCGCTGCCATCGGCGAACGCGAGGATCCGCGCGATGCTTTCGTGTCCAACCAGTTCAAAAATCTGGAAGAATTGCCGCCGGGCAGCGTGGTCGGTACTTCCAGTTTGCGTCGCCAGTGCCAGATACAGGCGCGTTTTCCGGCACTGAAAATCGAGTCGTTGCGCGGCAACGTGCAAACCCGTTTGCGCAAGCTGGATGAAGGTCAGTACGCTGCGATTATTCTCGCTGCGGCGGGGCTGAAGCGCCTTGGCCTGGGCGATCGCATTACTTCGCTGCTGCCCCCCGAACAGAGTCTGCCGGCGGTGGGGCAAGGCGCGATTGGCATCGAGTGCCGAGCCGGGGACGACGATCTGATTGCCTTGCTGGCGTCGCTCAATCATACCGATACCGCCGCCTGCGTCACGGCGGAGCGCGCGATGAGCCGCGCCTTGGCGGGAAGTTGCCAGGTGCCACTGGGCGGCTTTGCCGAAATAGCCGATGGCGTGCTCCGCTTGCGCGGCTTCGTGTCCAGTGTCGATGGCGTGCGTGTGGTGCGTTCGGAAGTGTCAGGCAAACCTGATGAGGCGGAACAGATTGGCAAGGAACTGGCGCAGCGCTTGATCGGTATGGGTGCGGACAAGATACTGGCGGAACTCGAACACTAG
- a CDS encoding uroporphyrinogen-III C-methyltransferase — protein sequence MSENTQDRQEEMPVPAQTRPAPARVSRFNLGLAVGVVALVLIGWQWLDSRQHGNVLEQNLGRRLAESDSRNKESQIVAARAQEESRQAMVKLGMLEQKLAESQNQQVALESLYQELSRNRDEWVLAEIEQILLIASQQLQLAGNPKAALIALQTADSRLQRLDKPQFIGLRKAIVADIERLQALPAIDVVGHSLRLDSLANMVDDLPLVIGSELPADKVATKAGGDEAPLAKLGREIWLDMKQLVRIQNMENPDAPLLSPPQAYFLRENLRLRFLSARIALLRHDEVTYKADLKAAEAWLRRYFDVKAKPTQTALGILKQLATGPLSIEMPDISTSLNAVRNNKLVRERSGIK from the coding sequence ATGAGCGAGAATACACAGGACAGGCAAGAGGAAATGCCGGTGCCGGCACAGACAAGGCCGGCTCCGGCGAGGGTATCCCGTTTCAATCTCGGGTTGGCGGTGGGGGTCGTGGCGCTAGTTCTGATCGGCTGGCAATGGCTGGACAGTCGGCAGCACGGTAATGTTCTCGAGCAGAATCTGGGCCGTCGCCTGGCCGAATCCGACAGCCGCAACAAGGAAAGCCAGATCGTTGCGGCGCGGGCGCAGGAGGAATCCCGCCAGGCGATGGTCAAGCTCGGCATGCTGGAGCAGAAGCTGGCCGAATCACAGAACCAGCAGGTGGCGCTGGAATCTCTTTACCAGGAGCTGTCGCGTAACCGCGACGAATGGGTGCTGGCCGAGATCGAGCAGATTCTACTGATTGCCAGCCAGCAACTGCAGCTTGCCGGCAATCCCAAGGCCGCATTGATCGCGCTACAAACCGCCGATAGCCGTTTGCAGCGGCTCGACAAGCCGCAGTTCATCGGCCTGCGCAAGGCGATCGTTGCGGATATTGAACGCCTTCAGGCATTGCCGGCGATTGATGTGGTCGGACACAGTCTGCGCCTCGACAGTCTAGCCAACATGGTGGACGATTTGCCGTTGGTGATCGGCAGCGAACTGCCGGCTGACAAGGTGGCGACGAAAGCGGGCGGTGATGAGGCGCCTTTGGCCAAGTTGGGACGAGAAATCTGGCTGGACATGAAACAACTGGTTCGTATCCAGAATATGGAAAACCCTGATGCGCCACTGCTTTCTCCGCCGCAGGCCTATTTCCTGCGGGAAAATCTGCGGTTACGTTTTTTGTCGGCGCGCATCGCCTTGTTGCGGCACGATGAAGTTACCTACAAAGCTGACCTGAAAGCAGCTGAAGCCTGGCTGCGCCGTTATTTCGACGTCAAGGCAAAGCCGACCCAGACCGCGCTTGGCATTCTCAAGCAGCTTGCCACTGGCCCGCTGAGTATCGAGATGCCGGATATTTCCACCAGCCTGAATGCGGTGCGTAACAATAAACTGGTGCGCGAAAGGTCGGGAATCAAGTGA
- a CDS encoding LytR/AlgR family response regulator transcription factor, with product MSEALRVLIVDDEAPARSRLKELLQDCAASQSLELVGEAANGNEALEFLAQSPADVVLLDIRMPGMDGIEAAQHMQCLPQPPAVIFVTAYDHYAVQAFEVNAIDYLLKPVRAERLLAALFKAKALVAGSVEALRGLAPQGRTNLSVYERNRIVLVPVEEIVYLRAELKYVTVRTAEREYLVEESLSHLEQEFDRRFVRIHRNCLVAKAYVEGFERQAQDDSGEAQSGWVVVLNGIAERLPISRRQQHIVKEFGRS from the coding sequence ATGTCTGAAGCCCTGCGCGTGCTGATTGTGGATGACGAAGCGCCAGCCCGTAGCCGGCTCAAGGAGCTGTTGCAGGATTGCGCCGCCAGCCAGTCGCTGGAACTGGTGGGGGAGGCGGCGAACGGGAATGAGGCGCTGGAGTTCCTGGCGCAAAGTCCGGCGGACGTGGTGCTGCTCGATATCCGCATGCCAGGCATGGATGGCATCGAGGCGGCGCAGCACATGCAGTGCCTGCCCCAACCCCCCGCCGTCATTTTCGTCACTGCTTACGATCATTACGCCGTCCAGGCTTTCGAGGTAAACGCGATCGATTACCTGCTCAAGCCGGTGCGGGCCGAACGCCTGCTTGCCGCGCTGTTCAAGGCGAAGGCGCTGGTGGCCGGTAGCGTGGAGGCATTGCGCGGCTTGGCGCCGCAGGGCAGGACGAATTTGAGTGTGTACGAAAGAAACCGGATTGTTCTGGTCCCGGTGGAAGAGATTGTCTACCTGCGTGCCGAACTCAAATACGTCACGGTCAGAACAGCCGAGCGCGAGTATCTGGTGGAGGAATCCTTAAGCCACCTGGAGCAGGAGTTCGATCGGCGCTTTGTGCGCATCCACCGCAACTGTCTGGTGGCGAAGGCTTATGTCGAGGGCTTCGAGCGTCAGGCGCAGGATGATTCCGGCGAAGCCCAATCCGGCTGGGTGGTGGTGCTGAACGGGATTGCCGAAAGGTTGCCGATCAGCCGGCGGCAGCAGCACATCGTCAAGGAATTCGGACGCAGCTGA
- a CDS encoding uroporphyrinogen-III synthase, which translates to MKPLENVGVVVTRPAHQAGNLAELIERAGGRAILFPTLEIFDAQDMGPLSKVIDRLEQFDLAIFISPNAVNKAMNQIRAKRSWPQSLRSAAVGKGSGKELQRFGCEGVLVPKGRFDSEALLALPELQDMAGKRVVIFRGEGGRELLGDELVRRGAELTMVECYRRGKPVSGDVGLLLKQWVRGEIDAIIATSGESMRNLFDLVGKLGQQWLKKTPLFVFHENIAEVARELGAEQVHVTPAGDEGLLRGLIEWREKTRERA; encoded by the coding sequence ATGAAACCGCTGGAAAATGTCGGTGTGGTGGTGACCCGACCGGCGCATCAGGCGGGAAACCTGGCTGAGCTGATCGAGCGCGCCGGCGGCAGGGCGATCCTGTTCCCCACACTGGAAATTTTCGATGCGCAGGATATGGGACCCTTGTCTAAGGTGATCGACCGGCTGGAACAGTTCGACCTGGCGATTTTCATCAGCCCCAATGCGGTTAACAAGGCGATGAACCAGATTCGGGCAAAGCGAAGCTGGCCACAAAGCTTGCGCTCTGCGGCGGTGGGTAAGGGCAGCGGGAAAGAGCTGCAGCGTTTTGGTTGCGAAGGCGTACTCGTGCCTAAAGGCCGTTTCGATAGTGAAGCGTTGCTGGCATTGCCAGAATTACAGGATATGGCAGGTAAGCGGGTGGTGATTTTTCGCGGTGAAGGTGGACGCGAACTGTTGGGCGACGAGTTGGTCCGGCGTGGCGCCGAACTCACCATGGTTGAGTGTTACCGGCGCGGAAAGCCCGTTAGCGGGGATGTCGGCCTGCTGCTTAAGCAGTGGGTGCGCGGTGAAATAGACGCAATAATTGCGACTAGCGGCGAGAGTATGCGCAATCTGTTTGATCTGGTGGGCAAACTTGGGCAACAATGGCTGAAAAAGACGCCGCTGTTTGTGTTCCATGAAAATATTGCCGAGGTGGCGCGCGAGTTGGGGGCCGAGCAGGTTCATGTTACCCCTGCGGGTGATGAAGGCTTGCTGAGGGGTTTGATCGAGTGGCGGGAAAAAACTAGAGAGCGGGCATGA
- a CDS encoding heme biosynthesis protein HemY: protein MKTLFWILAILAAAVALMLAAKHNAGYVLLVYSPYRIELSLNLFVTLLLAFFAAGYVAVRLAVHTLNLPAYVRAFRQERRRDKAREAMDDALLFFYEGRYAKAEKFANIALDSHEAPLANALLAAHAAHELKAYDRRDSYLVQAEEVGSDRPEPRLMTRAELLLDQRNFQQALQSLKELQTTSRKNLAALRLELKAQLQAKNWDQVLLLIAQLEKREAIDPIQAAQQKIGAHQENLKRKQQDLAGLRDYWQKIPSADKTNSKIALAAAQSFMVFRECQIALTILTDSLETQWDSDLVRLYGECLGKDTLKQIERAENWLKRHPQDAALLQTLGRLCAKQELWGKAQSYLDASLSIEANAGTHLELAHLLEKIGRAEEAGKHYRESMVLLQQRS, encoded by the coding sequence GTGAAGACGCTGTTCTGGATTCTGGCTATCCTGGCCGCGGCGGTGGCGCTGATGCTGGCCGCCAAACACAATGCCGGTTACGTGCTGCTGGTTTATTCCCCGTATCGGATCGAGCTGTCTCTCAACCTTTTTGTGACGCTGTTGCTGGCATTTTTTGCTGCAGGCTATGTGGCGGTGCGTCTGGCGGTGCATACCTTGAACCTGCCCGCCTATGTGCGTGCCTTCCGCCAAGAGCGGAGGCGCGACAAGGCGCGCGAGGCGATGGATGACGCGCTATTGTTCTTTTACGAAGGGCGCTATGCCAAGGCCGAAAAGTTTGCCAACATTGCGCTGGATTCGCATGAAGCACCTCTGGCCAACGCCTTGCTGGCAGCACATGCAGCCCATGAACTGAAGGCTTACGATCGCCGCGACAGCTATCTGGTGCAAGCTGAGGAAGTAGGATCGGATCGGCCGGAGCCACGCCTGATGACTCGGGCTGAATTATTGCTCGATCAACGCAATTTCCAGCAGGCGCTGCAGTCCCTGAAGGAATTGCAGACCACGTCACGAAAAAATCTTGCGGCATTGCGGCTGGAATTGAAGGCGCAGTTGCAGGCCAAAAATTGGGATCAAGTACTGCTGCTGATCGCCCAGTTGGAGAAACGTGAAGCAATAGACCCGATCCAGGCCGCGCAGCAAAAAATTGGTGCGCACCAGGAAAATCTGAAACGGAAGCAGCAGGATTTGGCCGGCCTGCGCGATTACTGGCAGAAGATTCCCAGTGCTGACAAGACCAACAGCAAGATCGCGCTGGCCGCGGCGCAAAGTTTTATGGTCTTCCGCGAGTGCCAGATCGCGCTGACCATCCTGACCGATAGCCTGGAAACTCAGTGGGACAGCGATTTGGTCAGATTGTATGGCGAATGTCTGGGCAAGGACACGCTGAAGCAGATCGAACGCGCCGAGAACTGGCTCAAGCGGCATCCTCAGGATGCTGCGTTGCTGCAAACACTGGGCCGGCTATGCGCAAAGCAGGAATTGTGGGGCAAGGCGCAGAGCTATCTGGACGCCAGCCTGAGCATCGAAGCCAACGCCGGGACGCACCTGGAACTGGCGCACTTGCTGGAGAAAATCGGCCGCGCCGAAGAAGCCGGCAAGCATTACCGCGAGAGCATGGTGCTGCTGCAACAGCGGAGCTGA
- a CDS encoding thioredoxin family protein yields MNIKLANGLLVIILAWFTAAGVHAEDSAEVPIAHNLAADAQEAKTRGVPIMLVFGSRNCTFCLILNRDFLQPMRRNPEYEAKVMMRRIDITSNLALRGFSGKTTTQAGFGKENGIKLTPTIKWFDSEGHELTEPLIGLTTPDYYGGFLDQRIDAALAKVRGKS; encoded by the coding sequence ATGAACATTAAGCTGGCCAACGGCCTATTGGTGATTATTTTAGCATGGTTCACCGCCGCCGGCGTGCACGCCGAGGATAGCGCCGAGGTGCCGATTGCCCACAACCTTGCCGCCGATGCCCAGGAAGCTAAAACCAGGGGTGTGCCGATCATGCTGGTCTTCGGCAGCCGCAACTGCACCTTTTGCCTGATACTCAACCGGGATTTCCTGCAGCCGATGCGGCGCAATCCGGAATACGAAGCCAAAGTCATGATGCGGCGTATCGACATTACGTCCAACTTGGCACTTCGTGGCTTTTCCGGCAAGACCACCACCCAAGCGGGCTTCGGCAAAGAAAATGGTATCAAACTAACTCCTACCATCAAGTGGTTTGACTCGGAAGGCCACGAACTGACTGAACCGCTGATCGGCCTTACCACGCCAGATTACTACGGCGGCTTTCTCGACCAGCGCATCGATGCAGCCCTCGCCAAAGTACGCGGCAAAAGTTAG
- a CDS encoding sensor histidine kinase, whose protein sequence is MAGVALPNFCNLGIMLRILFVVDGMSVVAAMLKAPSYDGMWRELMDLSVLVQPVLLLSLLCLCLGRGVLSRLPYRVGVAAVLLLEVALSTLVHLFSQRLFDADLGALERHWLFAILVSGVLLGYFHLRSRAFSPAISEARLQALQARIRPHFLFNSINAVLSLIRSDPKQAERALEDMADLFRVLMADNRQLAPLEKEVALCRQYLELEHLRLGERLKVVWHVEKMPGDALIPPLLLQPLLENAVYHGIEPCTEPGEIVINIYRARDQVHLVLVNPYQRDGGHHSGNKMALANIRERLELHFDAEATLMTKVNDSSYQVHIVVPYVSEKNV, encoded by the coding sequence ATGGCCGGGGTGGCGCTGCCAAACTTCTGCAATCTCGGCATCATGCTGCGCATCCTGTTTGTCGTCGACGGAATGAGCGTGGTCGCGGCGATGCTGAAAGCGCCCAGCTACGACGGAATGTGGCGGGAGCTGATGGATCTCTCCGTACTGGTGCAACCGGTACTGCTGCTGTCCCTGCTTTGCCTTTGCCTTGGCCGTGGCGTTCTGTCACGCCTGCCTTATCGTGTTGGCGTGGCCGCAGTGCTGCTGCTGGAGGTGGCGCTGAGCACGCTGGTGCATCTCTTCAGCCAGCGTTTGTTCGATGCTGATCTCGGTGCGCTCGAACGCCACTGGCTGTTTGCCATTCTGGTCAGCGGCGTGCTGCTGGGCTACTTTCACTTGCGCAGCCGGGCCTTCTCGCCGGCGATCAGCGAAGCCCGGTTGCAGGCGTTGCAGGCGCGTATCCGCCCGCATTTCCTGTTCAACAGTATCAATGCGGTACTCAGTCTGATTCGTTCTGACCCGAAACAGGCCGAGCGGGCGCTGGAGGATATGGCTGACCTGTTTCGAGTGCTGATGGCCGACAATCGGCAGTTGGCGCCGTTGGAAAAAGAAGTAGCGCTGTGCCGCCAGTATCTGGAACTGGAGCATCTGCGCCTGGGGGAGCGGCTGAAAGTGGTCTGGCACGTGGAAAAAATGCCGGGTGATGCATTGATTCCGCCGCTTTTACTTCAGCCCTTGCTGGAGAATGCGGTTTATCACGGGATCGAGCCCTGCACCGAGCCGGGTGAAATCGTGATCAACATTTACCGCGCCCGTGACCAGGTGCATCTGGTGCTGGTCAATCCCTATCAGAGAGATGGAGGCCACCATTCCGGCAATAAGATGGCACTCGCGAACATCCGCGAGCGCCTGGAGCTGCATTTCGACGCGGAAGCCACGCTGATGACGAAAGTGAACGACAGCAGCTACCAGGTCCACATCGTCGTGCCCTATGTGAGCGAAAAAAATGTCTGA